A genomic window from Microbacterium sp. ET2 includes:
- a CDS encoding putative quinol monooxygenase, whose translation MTFVNVGTLGALPGKRDELIALLTRPSTVLTAVGCLAYEVGTDDSEPDTVFVMELWQSAEAHRASLALPEVQSQIAEARPLLSGAFGGFRFDVVGSPLRT comes from the coding sequence ATGACCTTCGTGAATGTGGGAACACTGGGCGCGCTGCCCGGAAAGCGTGACGAGCTGATCGCGCTGCTGACCCGGCCGAGCACCGTTCTCACCGCCGTCGGGTGTCTGGCTTACGAGGTGGGCACCGATGACAGCGAACCGGACACGGTTTTCGTGATGGAGCTGTGGCAGAGCGCCGAAGCGCACCGCGCCTCGCTCGCCCTGCCGGAGGTGCAGTCGCAGATCGCCGAGGCGCGTCCGCTTCTCTCCGGCGCATTCGGGGGCTTCCGGTTCGACGTGGTGGGCTCGCCGCTGCGAACCTGA
- a CDS encoding sensor histidine kinase, with protein MTSAPDHSPPQAAGWRRWTTPLDLAIAGGIGVWAILEALLVPSNSPLAQLAFAVAISAPLIVRRRFSGAVLLVVAAAFVLHAATAGADATFNPFPSLLVATFTVAERIDRWSLAALLGLVPIAAMLGAEELGYFGSPGIELAGTLFLIFFVGATWAAGRIVRLRSLSAQNSAAGAAQRAADAAASERRRIARELHDIVAHSLSIVALQAAAAERFVDRDSARARVHLDHTRRTAQSALDEMRHLLEVLREDEPSYEPQPGLSKVPDLISETEAAGHPCRLRIRTSEHGDELSDGIALTVYRLVQEALTNARRHAAGSAIDVSVDCSDRSAEVTVVNGPATSRSSTGVTAGSRNGLAGMRERVRLYGGRFDAGSTADGGWRVHATLPFGDVE; from the coding sequence GTGACATCAGCGCCCGACCACAGCCCGCCCCAGGCGGCGGGGTGGCGCCGGTGGACGACGCCTCTCGATCTTGCGATCGCCGGAGGCATCGGAGTGTGGGCCATCCTCGAGGCACTCCTCGTGCCATCGAACTCGCCGCTCGCGCAGCTGGCTTTCGCGGTGGCGATCTCGGCGCCACTCATCGTTCGGCGGCGGTTCTCGGGGGCAGTGCTGCTCGTCGTCGCGGCAGCCTTCGTCCTGCACGCCGCAACCGCTGGGGCAGATGCGACGTTCAACCCATTCCCGAGCCTTCTCGTGGCCACCTTCACCGTCGCCGAGCGCATCGACCGCTGGTCGCTCGCCGCCCTTCTCGGACTCGTGCCGATCGCCGCCATGCTCGGAGCAGAAGAGCTGGGCTACTTCGGTTCGCCAGGTATCGAGTTGGCGGGCACCCTCTTTCTCATCTTCTTCGTCGGCGCCACCTGGGCGGCGGGGCGGATCGTACGGTTGCGGTCCCTGTCCGCACAGAACTCCGCTGCCGGTGCCGCTCAGCGGGCGGCTGACGCAGCAGCATCCGAACGGCGGCGGATCGCCCGGGAACTGCACGACATCGTCGCGCACTCCCTTTCGATCGTGGCCCTGCAAGCCGCCGCAGCGGAGCGGTTCGTCGACCGTGACTCGGCTCGGGCGCGTGTGCACCTGGACCACACGCGGCGCACCGCGCAGAGCGCGCTGGACGAGATGCGGCACCTCCTCGAGGTGCTGCGCGAGGACGAGCCCTCCTACGAGCCGCAGCCGGGCCTATCGAAGGTGCCGGACCTGATATCCGAAACCGAAGCAGCAGGTCATCCCTGCCGACTGCGGATCCGCACGTCCGAACACGGCGACGAGTTGTCAGACGGCATCGCGCTGACTGTCTACCGCCTTGTACAGGAGGCGCTGACCAACGCGCGCCGCCACGCTGCGGGCTCCGCGATCGACGTATCGGTCGACTGCTCGGATCGCTCCGCCGAGGTCACGGTGGTCAATGGACCGGCGACGAGCCGGTCATCGACCGGCGTCACTGCAGGCAGCAGAAACGGTCTCGCCGGCATGCGCGAGCGGGTACGGCTCTACGGTGGGCGGTTCGACGCGGGCTCCACGGCCGATGGCGGATGGCGCGTGCACGCGACGCTCCCTTTCGGGGATGTGGAATGA
- a CDS encoding response regulator, with translation MRETSFAAVRSPRIMVADDHALVRSGIIALLEAAELEVVGEAGTGEEAVAVAQRIEPDVVLMDIRMPGMDGIEATAALTETPDPPRVLVLTTFDLDEYVYRALQAGASGFLLKDAPPDRLVDAVRTVATGEALLAPTVTRRLIERYLSSPAQPVPGPTDLTPRETEIWLLIARGLSNMEIGRELFLSEATVKAHVTRLLAKLGVRDRVQAVVVAYETGTVRAGGKS, from the coding sequence ATGAGAGAGACATCGTTCGCAGCGGTCAGGTCGCCCCGCATCATGGTCGCCGACGACCACGCGTTGGTGCGGTCAGGGATCATCGCGCTGCTCGAAGCCGCCGAGCTCGAGGTGGTCGGTGAGGCCGGCACAGGCGAGGAAGCAGTGGCGGTGGCGCAGCGCATCGAGCCCGATGTTGTGCTGATGGACATCCGAATGCCGGGAATGGACGGCATCGAGGCAACGGCCGCATTGACCGAGACGCCCGATCCGCCCCGTGTTCTCGTCCTCACCACCTTCGACCTGGACGAGTACGTCTACCGCGCGCTGCAGGCGGGGGCGTCGGGGTTCCTGCTGAAGGACGCACCCCCGGACCGCCTCGTCGACGCCGTTCGGACCGTCGCCACAGGGGAAGCACTGCTTGCTCCCACCGTCACGCGACGATTGATCGAAAGATACCTGTCGTCGCCGGCGCAACCGGTGCCCGGGCCGACCGACCTCACGCCGCGTGAGACGGAGATCTGGCTCTTGATCGCGCGTGGCCTGTCGAACATGGAGATCGGACGTGAGCTCTTCCTCAGCGAGGCGACGGTGAAGGCCCACGTCACGCGCCTGCTCGCCAAGCTGGGAGTCCGCGATCGCGTTCAAGCGGTCGTCGTGGCCTATGAGACCGGGACGGTTCGGGCCGGCGGGAAGAGCTGA
- a CDS encoding squalene cyclase, translating into MAIDERTLAWMLDTDPALRWQVEKDVAHAPPEIWQGTRARVPREGWGALLLSKQDSDGQWAGGAYFPAGYFDSEEAQQPGQPWNATTWTLKDLRDFGVPAEALGDTAEKLAQNSRWEYDDLPYWGGEVDVCINSFTLANGAWLGVDMSGLAEWFREHRLADGGWNCEAEEGDSVRSSFHSTLNALRGLLAYQRLTGDGTLTEVRRTGEEYLLSRKLLYRASTGEPVAPFATHFLYPNRHVYSALAALDYFRDAAEYDGLPPDERLAEAIEVVRDQRQPDGTWIQSRRLPGRVWFHMDVPEGEPSPWLTLIGTRVLEWWDAAHEVDVA; encoded by the coding sequence ATGGCGATCGACGAACGCACGCTGGCCTGGATGCTCGACACCGACCCCGCTCTGCGGTGGCAGGTGGAGAAGGATGTCGCGCACGCGCCGCCCGAGATCTGGCAGGGCACTCGGGCGCGCGTGCCTCGCGAGGGGTGGGGTGCGCTCCTGCTGTCGAAGCAGGACTCCGACGGGCAGTGGGCGGGCGGTGCGTACTTCCCCGCGGGGTACTTCGACAGCGAGGAGGCGCAGCAGCCGGGTCAGCCCTGGAATGCCACGACGTGGACCCTGAAGGACCTGCGCGACTTCGGCGTGCCCGCCGAGGCGCTCGGCGACACGGCGGAGAAGCTCGCGCAGAACAGTCGCTGGGAGTACGACGACCTGCCCTACTGGGGCGGCGAAGTGGATGTGTGCATCAACTCCTTCACCCTTGCCAACGGGGCCTGGCTGGGCGTGGACATGTCCGGACTCGCGGAGTGGTTCCGTGAGCACCGCCTGGCCGACGGCGGATGGAACTGCGAGGCCGAGGAGGGCGATTCGGTGCGGTCGTCGTTCCACTCCACACTGAACGCTTTGCGCGGCCTCCTCGCCTATCAACGGCTGACCGGCGACGGCACGCTCACCGAGGTGCGCCGTACCGGCGAGGAGTACCTCCTTTCTAGGAAGCTCCTGTACCGTGCGTCGACCGGTGAGCCGGTCGCGCCTTTCGCCACCCACTTCCTCTATCCGAACCGTCACGTCTACAGTGCCCTCGCGGCGCTCGACTACTTCCGCGATGCCGCGGAGTACGACGGCCTCCCGCCTGACGAACGCCTCGCCGAGGCCATCGAGGTCGTCCGCGACCAGCGCCAGCCGGACGGCACGTGGATCCAGTCACGCCGTCTGCCCGGAAGGGTGTGGTTCCACATGGATGTGCCGGAGGGTGAGCCGTCTCCGTGGCTGACGTTGATCGGCACCCGGGTGCTGGAATGGTGGGACGCGGCGCACGAGGTCGACGTCGCGTGA
- a CDS encoding MFS transporter has product MRDGAGRDGEILRLRPFAYFWSASTLRAVGGAMATVAFQVIIVTLLEATPAQISILSALSVVPYLFLGLIVGALMDRWRRQRTLVLTSIGRVIAFAVVAVLLLTDALDFWSLAAVTLALGVLTLFADSAAQPLLPRIVPRRSLVHANARLAQSETVAGTAGPALGGLLLNLVGPTILFTVEAIINAIAALLQSRIAITEPRSTPRPRGRHVGHDIVDGTRYTYRHRTLRPLAISIHMWFLANSIVTTVLAVYVLRELGLPSWAFGIALAAGGVGGFAGALIAPRVGARLGAGRAIFLGRTLVAIPWLVLALAPLTAASGTGPVLVVVGAVQLLYGLGMGLEDANDISYRQAVAPDGIQGRMNSTIRTMNRVVFFVGALVAGILMTWLGYQATIGVAAVIFAAAALVVVVSPLRDARHPEGSP; this is encoded by the coding sequence ATGCGCGACGGAGCCGGTCGGGACGGCGAGATCCTGCGGCTCCGACCCTTCGCCTACTTCTGGAGCGCGTCCACCCTCCGGGCGGTCGGCGGCGCGATGGCGACCGTCGCGTTCCAAGTCATCATCGTCACCCTCCTCGAGGCGACACCGGCACAGATCAGCATCCTCAGCGCCCTCAGCGTCGTTCCCTATCTCTTCCTGGGCCTCATCGTGGGTGCGCTCATGGATCGATGGCGGAGACAGCGCACCCTCGTCCTCACCAGCATCGGACGGGTCATCGCGTTCGCGGTCGTCGCCGTTCTGCTTCTCACCGACGCGCTCGACTTCTGGTCCCTCGCGGCGGTGACTCTCGCCCTCGGAGTGCTGACGCTGTTCGCCGATTCCGCCGCCCAGCCGCTCCTCCCCCGGATCGTTCCGCGCCGCTCTCTCGTTCACGCCAACGCCCGCCTCGCGCAGAGCGAGACCGTCGCGGGAACGGCAGGCCCGGCCCTCGGCGGCCTGCTCCTGAACCTCGTCGGACCGACCATCCTGTTCACCGTCGAGGCGATCATCAACGCGATCGCCGCGCTGCTGCAATCCCGCATCGCGATCACCGAGCCACGCAGCACCCCCCGCCCCCGGGGACGACACGTCGGCCACGACATCGTCGACGGCACGCGCTACACCTACCGGCATCGCACGCTGCGCCCGCTCGCGATCTCGATTCACATGTGGTTCCTCGCCAACAGCATCGTCACCACCGTGCTCGCGGTCTACGTCCTGCGCGAGCTCGGGCTTCCCTCCTGGGCGTTCGGCATCGCCCTCGCCGCAGGAGGGGTCGGCGGCTTCGCCGGTGCTCTGATCGCACCGCGCGTCGGGGCACGCCTGGGTGCGGGCCGCGCCATCTTCCTCGGACGCACGCTCGTCGCCATCCCCTGGCTCGTCCTCGCCCTGGCACCGCTGACCGCCGCCAGCGGCACCGGCCCCGTGCTCGTCGTCGTCGGTGCCGTCCAGCTTCTCTACGGCCTCGGCATGGGACTCGAAGACGCGAACGACATCTCCTATCGTCAGGCCGTCGCCCCTGACGGCATCCAGGGACGGATGAACTCGACGATCCGCACGATGAACCGCGTCGTCTTCTTCGTCGGAGCGCTCGTCGCCGGCATCCTGATGACCTGGCTCGGATACCAGGCCACGATCGGCGTGGCCGCCGTCATCTTCGCCGCCGCGGCGCTCGTGGTCGTGGTCTCGCCGCTGCGCGACGCGCGGCATCCTGAGGGTTCGCCGTGA
- a CDS encoding LolA family protein produces the protein MNPGPRARVRPVIWTSVAAVPLLASAAIAVPMAANGAVDLPDKTPQELIAFAGESDVEALSGTIEQRSELGLPDLGALTGSTGGSRGASSAQLDDLISLVTGSHTAKVYLDGDSARLQVLDQLGERNVYVDGAADEVWYVDSESQSATKLVLPGEEDLRDAYGEDIAPTEAGDSLPTPDGMLEEALARLDDSTEVTVGTDARVAGREVYELILTPRTDDTLVDDVRFAIDGETGVALAASVSARGATEPAFRIAFTQVDFSAPDASVFALEPGADIAVTEKDVPLPAKGEGDGPPTEDATAPRVIGEGWSAVVELPNPGPDAEQQAMLDSVTTVVEGGRVLQTSLVSVIIADDGRILVGAVPTQRLVDIAGL, from the coding sequence ATGAACCCCGGCCCGCGTGCACGCGTTCGTCCCGTGATCTGGACCTCTGTCGCCGCCGTGCCGCTGCTCGCGAGTGCCGCGATCGCGGTGCCGATGGCCGCCAATGGCGCCGTCGATCTTCCGGACAAGACCCCGCAAGAGCTCATCGCCTTCGCGGGGGAGAGCGACGTCGAGGCGCTCAGCGGCACGATCGAGCAGCGGTCGGAGCTCGGTCTGCCCGATCTCGGCGCCCTCACCGGATCGACGGGAGGCTCCCGCGGTGCATCATCAGCACAGCTCGACGACCTGATCTCGCTCGTCACGGGCTCGCACACCGCGAAGGTCTATCTCGACGGCGACAGCGCACGCCTGCAGGTGCTCGATCAACTCGGCGAGCGCAATGTCTACGTCGACGGCGCGGCCGACGAGGTCTGGTACGTCGACAGTGAGAGCCAGTCGGCGACGAAGCTGGTGCTGCCGGGCGAAGAGGATCTTCGGGATGCCTACGGAGAGGACATCGCACCGACCGAAGCCGGCGACTCCCTGCCGACCCCCGACGGCATGCTCGAAGAGGCCCTCGCACGCCTCGACGACAGCACGGAGGTGACCGTGGGCACCGACGCGCGGGTCGCCGGACGTGAGGTGTACGAGCTCATCCTGACCCCGCGCACCGACGACACTCTGGTCGACGACGTGCGGTTCGCCATCGATGGCGAGACCGGCGTCGCCCTGGCGGCATCCGTCAGCGCGCGGGGCGCCACCGAGCCCGCCTTCCGCATCGCCTTCACGCAGGTGGATTTCTCGGCTCCCGACGCGAGCGTCTTCGCCTTGGAACCCGGCGCCGACATCGCGGTCACCGAGAAGGACGTGCCCCTCCCCGCCAAGGGCGAGGGGGATGGCCCGCCGACGGAGGATGCAACGGCTCCGCGCGTCATCGGTGAAGGCTGGTCGGCCGTCGTCGAACTGCCCAACCCGGGGCCCGATGCCGAGCAGCAGGCGATGCTCGACAGCGTCACCACCGTCGTGGAGGGCGGCCGGGTGCTGCAGACCTCGCTGGTGAGCGTGATAATCGCCGATGACGGGCGCATCCTCGTCGGCGCCGTGCCGACGCAGCGCCTGGTCGACATCGCCGGACTCTGA
- a CDS encoding ABC transporter ATP-binding protein, which produces MTVRPDEIRAAEPAIETRGLTKRFGSQVAVDGVDVTVPRGSVFGFLGPNGSGKTTTIRMLLGLIRPSGGQVTVLGEAMPRSLDSVLPRVGALVEGPAFSPFLTGEQNLRRFDAADRHSPWRTRRQRVATALDRVGLSHAATKKAHAYSLGMKQRLGLASALLMPRDLLVLDEPTNGLDPQGTREVRALIRSFAADGTTVFVSSHLLAEVEQLCTHVGVMSGGRLVAQGTLDDFRRSGARTRVQVRTPDLESARTVLTSLGVETDAPDAASERDTATGLLPETASPEAIVAALVGAGVRVRGFAILTESLEQRFVELTGEGFDVVA; this is translated from the coding sequence GTGACAGTCCGTCCTGACGAGATCCGAGCCGCAGAGCCGGCCATCGAGACCCGCGGTCTCACCAAGCGCTTCGGCTCCCAGGTCGCGGTCGACGGAGTCGATGTGACCGTTCCTCGCGGCTCGGTCTTCGGCTTCCTCGGGCCGAACGGGTCGGGGAAGACGACGACGATCCGGATGCTGCTGGGGCTCATCCGCCCGAGCGGCGGTCAGGTGACGGTGCTGGGAGAAGCGATGCCGCGCTCACTCGACAGCGTCCTGCCGCGGGTGGGCGCCCTTGTCGAGGGCCCCGCGTTCTCGCCTTTCCTCACGGGTGAGCAGAATCTCCGTCGCTTCGACGCAGCCGATCGGCACTCGCCTTGGCGCACGCGGCGGCAGCGCGTCGCGACCGCGCTCGACCGAGTCGGACTGTCGCACGCGGCGACGAAGAAGGCCCACGCGTATTCGCTCGGCATGAAGCAGCGCTTGGGCCTTGCGAGCGCCCTCCTCATGCCCCGTGACCTGCTCGTGCTGGATGAACCGACGAACGGTCTCGACCCGCAGGGGACCCGCGAAGTGCGGGCGCTGATCCGCTCGTTCGCCGCCGACGGCACGACCGTCTTCGTTTCCAGCCACCTGCTCGCCGAAGTGGAGCAGCTGTGCACGCACGTCGGCGTGATGAGCGGTGGTCGCCTCGTCGCCCAGGGCACGCTCGATGACTTCCGGCGCTCGGGTGCGCGGACGCGGGTGCAGGTGCGTACCCCCGACCTCGAATCCGCTCGGACCGTGCTCACCTCTCTCGGCGTCGAGACGGATGCTCCGGATGCGGCATCCGAACGTGACACCGCAACCGGGCTGCTGCCGGAAACAGCCTCACCCGAAGCGATCGTGGCGGCTCTGGTCGGAGCCGGCGTCCGCGTGCGGGGATTCGCCATCCTGACGGAAAGCCTCGAGCAGCGCTTCGTGGAGCTCACCGGAGAGGGCTTCGATGTCGTCGCGTGA
- a CDS encoding ABC transporter permease — protein MSSRESTFGWSSTPGRWGTLQLLGNELSIQFRRWRTWAMLGALALIPLLLGVAIRFFGGSDPGRGPAFLDQITGNGLFVGLAALTVAIPLFLPLTVSVTAGDALAGEASHGTLRYLLIAPAGRMRLLLVKYLSAAVFCAAATLTVVAVGSIVGAVLFPIGPVTLLSGAQVSIGEGLWRLLAIGVYVSISLIGLSAIGLFLSTLTTVPIGAMAATAILAVAAQIVGAIPQLDALHPWLFTDRWLDFGDLLRSPIVWDSFAANALLQAGYVVVFGAAAVARFATKDVLS, from the coding sequence ATGTCGTCGCGTGAGTCCACGTTCGGCTGGTCGTCGACCCCCGGAAGGTGGGGCACACTGCAGCTGCTCGGCAATGAGCTGTCGATCCAGTTCCGGCGGTGGCGGACCTGGGCCATGCTCGGAGCGCTGGCGCTCATCCCCCTCCTCCTCGGCGTCGCCATCCGGTTCTTCGGCGGCTCGGATCCAGGCCGTGGCCCCGCATTCCTGGATCAGATCACCGGCAATGGGCTGTTCGTCGGGCTCGCCGCCCTCACCGTGGCCATCCCGCTCTTCCTCCCGCTGACCGTCAGCGTCACGGCGGGGGACGCTCTCGCCGGCGAGGCGAGCCACGGGACGCTGCGCTATCTCCTGATCGCACCGGCCGGCCGCATGCGCCTGCTCCTGGTCAAGTACCTCAGCGCCGCCGTGTTCTGCGCCGCCGCCACCCTCACCGTGGTGGCCGTCGGGTCGATCGTCGGCGCGGTCCTCTTCCCGATCGGGCCGGTCACGCTCCTGTCGGGGGCCCAGGTGTCGATCGGCGAGGGGCTGTGGCGACTCCTCGCGATCGGCGTGTACGTATCGATATCGCTCATCGGGCTGTCGGCGATCGGCCTTTTCCTCTCGACGCTGACCACGGTGCCGATCGGCGCGATGGCCGCGACGGCGATTCTCGCTGTCGCTGCACAGATCGTCGGCGCGATCCCCCAGCTCGACGCACTGCACCCCTGGCTCTTCACCGACCGATGGCTGGACTTCGGCGACCTGTTGCGCTCACCCATCGTTTGGGATTCGTTCGCCGCCAACGCGCTCTTGCAGGCCGGATACGTCGTGGTGTTCGGGGCCGCGGCGGTGGCGCGGTTCGCGACCAAAGACGTGCTGTCCTAG
- a CDS encoding endonuclease/exonuclease/phosphatase family protein, translated as MRTARRRRSRLIWTVVALLIAGAAVALPHVDVLAGGFIPVAQALVPVGAVALVVLAVVPLFFRASAAAVILVIGGVLAGLPALTPLRTGSDCAADSTVTVIAFNAKFAGADPARLAARIAEADADIVALVETDEAHIAAVLNERGLAEALPHRTRETSEGGVRGSVILSAFPLHDEQDISGSVFDQVTAVATLPGGEEVQVAAVHPPPPVGQPVDWRTAIGDLDRWIRDTPDELLIVAGDLNASYAHPGFRQLASPLRSAAEAAGPIPWPTWPQERPVPAFTAIDHVLARGAVPTGWASFSIPGSDHRGVIGSWGICSS; from the coding sequence GTGAGAACCGCACGCCGGCGCCGGTCGCGGCTGATCTGGACGGTCGTCGCCCTCCTCATCGCCGGGGCGGCGGTGGCGCTGCCCCACGTCGACGTCCTCGCCGGGGGGTTTATCCCGGTCGCGCAGGCGCTCGTCCCCGTGGGCGCTGTCGCTCTCGTCGTCCTCGCTGTGGTTCCGCTGTTCTTCCGGGCCTCGGCGGCAGCCGTCATCCTCGTCATCGGCGGTGTGCTGGCGGGACTTCCCGCCCTCACTCCGCTGCGCACCGGATCGGACTGCGCGGCGGACTCCACGGTGACGGTCATCGCATTCAACGCGAAGTTCGCCGGCGCCGACCCGGCCCGGCTCGCCGCGCGCATCGCTGAGGCCGACGCCGACATCGTCGCCCTCGTCGAGACGGACGAAGCGCACATCGCCGCCGTCCTGAACGAGCGCGGACTCGCCGAGGCGCTGCCGCATCGCACCCGTGAGACGAGTGAGGGTGGGGTGAGGGGCAGCGTCATCCTGTCGGCGTTCCCGCTCCACGATGAACAGGACATCTCGGGGAGCGTCTTCGATCAGGTCACGGCGGTCGCGACGCTGCCCGGCGGCGAAGAGGTCCAGGTGGCTGCGGTGCATCCACCGCCTCCGGTGGGTCAGCCGGTCGACTGGCGGACGGCGATCGGCGATCTGGACCGCTGGATTCGTGACACACCGGATGAGCTGCTCATCGTCGCCGGGGACCTGAACGCGTCGTATGCCCACCCCGGGTTCCGGCAGCTCGCGTCACCGCTGCGGAGCGCGGCCGAGGCGGCCGGACCGATTCCGTGGCCGACGTGGCCGCAGGAGAGGCCCGTGCCGGCATTCACGGCGATCGATCACGTGCTCGCGCGCGGCGCGGTGCCGACCGGGTGGGCCAGCTTCTCCATCCCGGGGTCCGACCACCGAGGCGTGATCGGAAGCTGGGGGATCTGCTCGTCGTGA
- a CDS encoding alpha-amylase family protein, whose translation MRITDTSDLWWKSAVIYCLDVETYFDSDGDGIGDLQGLAARIDYLAQLGVTCLWLMPIYPTPDLDDGYDVADFYGIDPRLGSFGDFVEVVRTARDRGMRVILDLVVNHTSDRHPWFLAAKRSKNSPFRDFYIWRSDPPPEGQKNPVFPGEADGIWNYEEKTEEWYLHSFYPHQPDLNIANPKVRDEIAKTVGFWLQLGVSGFRVDAVPSLLEIPEMADPHQYLRDVRQFLQRRSSEAILLGEVNLPYDEQVVYFGGEDGDELTMQFDFVAMQRLYLSLVRHDPAPLIEALQSRPDLPVEAQFANFVRNHDELTLDQLSEDERQEVFEALAPDESQRIYGRGIVRRLPTMLGGDPRRIRMAYSLLFTLPGTPVLFYGEEIGMGENAEDKSREAVRTPMQWSGERNGGFSDAAPSRLPAAVPGDGYAPTHVNVADQIEDRDSLLHFVRGLIARYRISPELGWGSLEVIEHDVPAVMVHRLAADVGAMVAVHNFADVPATISFALPGEPEGTQLVDLLAADRIPLDEKGRIEMEVAPYGFRWLRVSRPGDGRVS comes from the coding sequence ATGAGGATCACCGACACCAGCGACCTGTGGTGGAAGAGCGCAGTCATCTACTGCCTCGATGTGGAGACGTACTTCGACTCCGACGGCGACGGGATCGGCGATCTGCAGGGACTTGCGGCGCGGATCGACTACCTCGCGCAGCTCGGTGTGACCTGTCTGTGGTTGATGCCGATCTACCCGACTCCCGATCTGGACGACGGCTACGACGTCGCCGACTTCTACGGGATCGATCCGCGGCTGGGGTCGTTCGGCGACTTCGTCGAGGTCGTGCGCACCGCGCGTGACCGCGGCATGAGGGTCATCCTCGACCTCGTCGTCAACCACACCTCCGATCGCCACCCCTGGTTCCTCGCGGCGAAGCGGAGCAAGAACTCGCCGTTCCGGGACTTCTACATCTGGCGAAGCGATCCTCCGCCCGAAGGGCAGAAGAACCCCGTCTTCCCAGGCGAGGCCGATGGCATCTGGAACTACGAGGAGAAGACCGAGGAGTGGTACCTCCACAGCTTCTACCCCCACCAGCCCGACCTGAACATCGCCAACCCGAAGGTGCGCGACGAGATCGCGAAGACCGTGGGTTTCTGGCTGCAGCTCGGAGTGTCGGGCTTCCGGGTCGACGCCGTGCCGTCGCTGCTCGAGATCCCCGAGATGGCGGACCCGCATCAGTACCTCCGGGACGTGCGACAGTTCCTGCAGCGGCGGTCGAGCGAGGCGATACTCCTGGGCGAGGTCAACCTGCCGTACGACGAGCAGGTCGTGTACTTCGGCGGGGAGGACGGCGACGAGCTCACCATGCAGTTCGATTTCGTCGCCATGCAGCGCCTCTACCTGTCGCTGGTGCGCCACGATCCTGCGCCTCTCATCGAGGCGCTGCAGTCGCGGCCCGACCTTCCGGTCGAAGCGCAGTTCGCCAACTTCGTGCGGAACCACGACGAGCTGACCCTCGATCAGCTGAGCGAGGACGAGCGACAGGAGGTCTTCGAGGCGCTTGCGCCGGACGAGAGCCAGCGGATCTACGGACGCGGCATCGTTCGGCGGCTGCCGACGATGCTCGGCGGTGATCCCCGTCGCATCCGCATGGCCTACAGCCTGCTGTTCACCCTTCCCGGAACCCCGGTGCTCTTCTACGGGGAGGAGATCGGCATGGGCGAGAACGCCGAGGACAAGAGCCGCGAGGCGGTGCGGACCCCGATGCAGTGGTCGGGGGAGCGGAACGGAGGATTCTCGGATGCCGCGCCCTCGCGTCTTCCTGCGGCTGTGCCGGGTGACGGGTACGCGCCGACGCACGTGAACGTCGCCGATCAGATCGAAGACCGCGATTCGCTGCTGCACTTCGTTCGTGGACTCATCGCGCGCTACCGCATCTCGCCGGAGCTCGGCTGGGGTTCGCTCGAGGTGATCGAGCACGACGTGCCGGCGGTCATGGTTCACAGACTCGCGGCCGATGTCGGGGCGATGGTGGCCGTGCACAACTTCGCCGATGTGCCCGCGACGATCTCCTTCGCCCTGCCGGGTGAGCCGGAGGGGACCCAGCTGGTCGATCTGCTGGCAGCGGACCGGATCCCGTTGGACGAGAAGGGGCGCATCGAGATGGAGGTCGCGCCGTACGGCTTCCGCTGGCTGCGCGTCTCGCGGCCGGGCGATGGACGGGTCTCCTGA